The bacterium nucleotide sequence TCAGGAGCTCATTTATCAGGAGGCCGGCGGCATCCGCAACGGTAAAAAACTCAAGGCGGTCATTCCCGGCGGCTCCTCAGTACCGGTGCTGCGCGCTGATGAGATCGATGTGGCCATGGACTTTGACGCCCTGGCCGACCGCGGCTCCATGCTCGGCTCCGCAGGCGTCATTGTGATGGATGAAGACACCTGCATGGTCAATGCGCTGCTCAATCTCGAGACCTTTTATAGCCATGAATCCTGCGGCCAGTGTACGCCCTGCCGCGAGGGCACCATGTGGATGAAAAAAATCCTCAACCGCATCGAGCATGGGCAAGGCAGGCCTGAGGACCTGCCGCTGCTGGAGGATATTGCGCGCCACATCCAAGGCCGCACCATCTGCCCGTTGGGCGATGCCGCCGCCATGCCTGCGGCCAGTTTCCTCAGGCAATTCAAGCAAGAGTTCGTCGAACATATCGAACAGAAAAAATGCCCACACTCAAAATAGACGACAAAGAGATCACCGTAGAGCCCGGCGCCTCTGTCTTGCAAGCGGCGCTGGCCAACGGCATCGAAATCCCCCATTACTGCTGGCATCCCGCTCTATCGGTCGCCGGCAGCTGCCGCATGTGTCTGGTGGAAATCGAAGGATCACCCAAGCTGCAGCTCTCCTGCGCCACGGAAGCGCGCGACGGCATGGTCGTTCGCACCCAAACCGAACAAGTCAAAGATGCGCGTAAGAGCATGCTGGAATTTTTCCTCATCAATCATCCGCTGGATTGCCCGATCTGCGATAAGGCCGGAGAGTGTCTGCTGCAGGACTATACTTGGAAGTACGGCACCTCGCACAGCCGGATGGTGGAGGATAAACGGGAAAGGCCGACCAAAGACCTGGGCGGCCATATCCTGCTCTATCGCAATCGCTGCGTGCTCTGCAGCCGCTGCGTCCGTTTCTATCAAGAAGTAGTCGGCGATCCCTATCTGTTTATCGAACACCGCGGCTATCACAGCGACATCTCCATCTTTCCAGGCAAAGGGCTGACGCACATAATGACCGGCAACATCGTCGAGATCTGCCCCGTGGGCTGCCTCATCGACAAGGATTTTCTCTTCCACGCCCGGGTGTGGAATCTACAGCGGAGCAAGAGCGTTTGCCCCGGCTGCAGCAGCGGCTGCACCATTTACCTCGAGCATAAGGATCAGCGCGTCTTTCGCATCCGCAACCGGGAGAACACGGCCATCCAGCAGCAGTGGATCTGCGACGACGGCCGTTATCTGTATCATCGTTATGAAAACCTCAACCGGCCCGAGGGTCCTATGACCCGCCAAGGCGGAACGCTCAAGCCTCAGACGTGGGAACAGGCGATGACCCAAGCCGTCGAGGCCCTGCAGAAAAATCCGGGCCAGCTGGCTGCAGTCGGCTCTGCTTTTGCCAGCTGTGAAGAGAATTATCTGTTGCGCAAAATTTTCCGCTGCATCCTGGGCTGCGAACAGCTCAGCTTTTATGCTCCGGCGATCAAGGAAACGGATACGGTCTTTCGAGGCGGCTTTACCATTCGCGGCGATAAAAGCCCGAACCGCAAGGGCGCCGAACTGCTGTTGGGAGATCAAACAGATTTTTACCAAGCGATCGAAAGCGGACGGATCACCCGTTTGTTCCTGATCAACGGAGATCCGCTTCTGCGCCTCACAGCGGAGCAGAAACGGATTCTGGCCAAACTGCAAGAGCTGTGGGTGCTGGACATTCAGAGCACGGAATGGGACAACGTGGCCCACCACATCTGGCCCATCGCCTGCTTTACAGAGACGCAGGGCACCTATGTAAACGTAAAAGGACAGGTGCAACGGTTTCAGCGTGCGCTGCAGCCGCCGCAAGGAGTCCGGCCAGGCTGGGAGGTGCTGCTGGACCTGCTGCGCAGGCTGGCGCCCGGCGCCAGTATGCTCTCTGCGACCGATGTGCTCGACGCCCTGGCAATGGAAGAGCCGGCGTGGCGCTCTATCA carries:
- a CDS encoding NADH-quinone oxidoreductase subunit F (part of NADH-ubiquinone oxidoreductase complex I; shuttles electrons from NADH, via FMN and iron-sulfur (Fe-S) centers, to quinones in the respiratory chain; NuoF is part of the soluble NADH dehydrogenase fragment, which represents the electron input part of NADH dehydrogenase) — protein: QASGYDLELIVHRGAGAYICGEETGLLESLEGKRGWPRLKPPFPAAKGAFGCPTVVNNVETLVNLPVILSIGADRYAAIGSNEKNTGPKLYCVSGHVNRPGLYEFPLGKNLQELIYQEAGGIRNGKKLKAVIPGGSSVPVLRADEIDVAMDFDALADRGSMLGSAGVIVMDEDTCMVNALLNLETFYSHESCGQCTPCREGTMWMKKILNRIEHGQGRPEDLPLLEDIARHIQGRTICPLGDAAAMPAASFLRQFKQEFVEHIEQKKCPHSK
- a CDS encoding molybdopterin-dependent oxidoreductase; its protein translation is MPTLKIDDKEITVEPGASVLQAALANGIEIPHYCWHPALSVAGSCRMCLVEIEGSPKLQLSCATEARDGMVVRTQTEQVKDARKSMLEFFLINHPLDCPICDKAGECLLQDYTWKYGTSHSRMVEDKRERPTKDLGGHILLYRNRCVLCSRCVRFYQEVVGDPYLFIEHRGYHSDISIFPGKGLTHIMTGNIVEICPVGCLIDKDFLFHARVWNLQRSKSVCPGCSSGCTIYLEHKDQRVFRIRNRENTAIQQQWICDDGRYLYHRYENLNRPEGPMTRQGGTLKPQTWEQAMTQAVEALQKNPGQLAAVGSAFASCEENYLLRKIFRCILGCEQLSFYAPAIKETDTVFRGGFTIRGDKSPNRKGAELLLGDQTDFYQAIESGRITRLFLINGDPLLRLTAEQKRILAKLQELWVLDIQSTEWDNVAHHIWPIACFTETQGTYVNVKGQVQRFQRALQPPQGVRPGWEVLLDLLRRLAPGASMLSATDVLDALAMEEPAWRSISYFKLGDQGLPIESR